In Spirosoma pollinicola, the genomic window TTTGAGACTAAAGCGAGAACAGAATGAGTTTGCTTGCACTATTACTGTACCCATTTCACGAATCGGGCGTGGCTGTTGCACAACTCCGCTTAGGGATATAAGGGGCCTTTTCTGTATCTTAAGGTATGCAAGGCAGAAAAGAATATACCGAAAAGCAAATCACTTGTTTTCAGCTGTCTAACCGCGTCCCTAAGCACAACCTCTACCGCCGGTTAAAGGAGACGCTCAACCTGACATTCATCTATGAGGCTACGGAACAGCTCTATGGATCAACAGGTAATCCGTCGATTGACCCGGTAGTGTTTTTTAAGTTCATGCTCATCGGTTGCCTGGAGAACATTTCTTCGGACAGAAAACTGATCCAGCACTGCTCTATGCGGATGGACATACTGTATTTCCTGGGCTACAATATCGATGAGCCGCTTCCCTGGCACTCTACCCTGAGCCGTACCCGCAAACTTTACCCGGAAGTACTTTTTGAGGCTGTGTTCGATAAAGTATTCAGCTTGTGTGTAGCTAGTAATATGGTAGCCGGTCGTAGAGCAGCCATCGACTCTGCTCCCGTCAAAGCCAATGCCTCGATGGAAAGGCTGTTGGAAAAACAGCCTCAAAGACCAGGACCCAAGCTGCTACTACAGACTGAAGATCACAATGGATCAGTAGACTTGGTGCCCAAACCCAGCAAGCGTCAAGCTGCCTCGGTGATTACCGCTGCTGATCATCAGTTAAGACAGTTGAAAAAGCGCCAG contains:
- a CDS encoding transposase codes for the protein MQGRKEYTEKQITCFQLSNRVPKHNLYRRLKETLNLTFIYEATEQLYGSTGNPSIDPVVFFKFMLIGCLENISSDRKLIQHCSMRMDILYFLGYNIDEPLPWHSTLSRTRKLYPEVLFEAVFDKVFSLCVASNMVAGRRAAIDSAPVKANASMERLLEKQPQRPGPKLLLQTEDHNGSVDLVPKPSKRQAASVITAADHQLRQLKKRQQNLQCAPTTLGASNEKAQLLSNKTHYSPTDPDARISIKPGKARKLNYNCSLAVDTAEGVISHVQADFADGRDSQTLPDITLKLQQRLSHNELRLEELLADTGYSNGSNYALLEQWKITGWIPVFGQYKPQIEGFPYDPEEDHFTCSEGKRLPFKTFDKNADGGWLKVYRADYQDCKQCPLKPTCVPKRWSATAAMPTNYQNGL